The Thermoplasma acidophilum DSM 1728 genome includes a window with the following:
- a CDS encoding methylmalonyl-CoA mutase family protein, giving the protein MDSFWKKKLDEFKTVKKNEEYERWVSSTLAPWNRQTGYKEKKYQNSSEITLKEVYTKEDVPDLDRKLGMPGEYPFTRGIYPNMYRGKLWTMRMFSGFGTPEDTNRRLHYLIENGETGLSIAFDMPTLYGYDADNPRSEGEIGKCGVNVSTLKDMETIFKGIDLSKVSTSMTINAPAAILTAMYLAIAKKQGVPFDKVSGTVQADILKEYIAQKEWMYPPEAHIRIIRDMMVYCTKNVPKWNYISISGYHIREAGSSAVQELAFTLADGFYYVDLGIKAGLNVDEFAPRLSFFFNSSINFFEEIAKMRAARRIWATVLKEKYGAKNPRSMMLRFHTQTSGYTLTWQQPLNNIIRTTIEAMAAVLGGTQSLHTNSYDEAWALPSDQAVKVALRTQQIIAEESGIPDVIDPLGGSYYVEWLTDRMEEEAYRYFDRIESMGGILEAIKKGYIQKEIADTSYKRQKRLESGEEIMVGVNKYIEEGEEPINYLKIDKKAEEAQIARLKEVKSTRDEEKVRKALEDLRKAMLDENENLMPYYIRAVEAYATVQEISDVGREIFGSWKEPVIV; this is encoded by the coding sequence ATGGATAGTTTCTGGAAGAAGAAGCTGGATGAATTCAAGACCGTGAAGAAAAACGAGGAATATGAAAGATGGGTCTCCAGCACCCTTGCCCCCTGGAACAGGCAGACAGGATACAAGGAGAAGAAATATCAAAATTCATCTGAGATCACGCTAAAGGAGGTGTACACGAAGGAGGATGTGCCCGATCTTGACAGGAAGCTTGGAATGCCAGGCGAATATCCCTTCACCAGGGGTATCTATCCCAACATGTACCGTGGCAAGTTATGGACCATGAGGATGTTTTCCGGTTTCGGAACGCCGGAGGATACGAACAGGCGTCTGCATTACCTGATAGAGAACGGAGAGACTGGTCTAAGCATAGCCTTCGATATGCCGACGCTCTACGGTTACGATGCTGACAACCCAAGATCAGAGGGTGAAATAGGAAAATGTGGGGTTAACGTGTCTACCCTGAAGGACATGGAAACGATCTTCAAGGGTATCGACCTCAGCAAGGTATCCACATCCATGACGATCAACGCACCGGCTGCAATACTGACAGCCATGTACCTTGCAATAGCCAAGAAGCAGGGCGTGCCTTTCGATAAGGTATCCGGTACCGTTCAGGCAGACATACTGAAGGAATACATTGCCCAGAAGGAGTGGATGTATCCTCCTGAGGCGCATATAAGAATAATACGTGATATGATGGTCTACTGCACCAAAAACGTCCCTAAATGGAACTATATAAGCATATCCGGCTATCATATAAGGGAAGCCGGATCGAGTGCAGTGCAGGAGCTTGCATTCACCCTTGCCGATGGCTTCTACTATGTCGATCTAGGCATAAAGGCAGGCCTCAACGTTGATGAATTCGCTCCGAGGCTTTCCTTCTTCTTCAACTCGTCCATAAACTTCTTCGAAGAGATAGCAAAGATGAGAGCTGCAAGGCGAATATGGGCCACAGTTCTGAAAGAAAAATACGGTGCGAAGAATCCGAGGTCAATGATGCTCAGGTTCCACACGCAGACCTCTGGATATACGCTCACATGGCAGCAGCCTCTCAACAATATTATACGCACGACCATTGAGGCCATGGCTGCGGTTCTTGGTGGCACGCAGAGCCTGCACACGAACTCATACGATGAGGCATGGGCTCTTCCATCGGACCAGGCCGTCAAGGTGGCGCTCAGAACGCAGCAGATAATAGCCGAGGAGAGCGGCATACCGGACGTCATAGATCCCCTGGGGGGATCCTATTATGTGGAATGGCTCACTGACAGGATGGAGGAAGAGGCATACAGGTACTTTGACAGGATCGAAAGCATGGGAGGCATCCTTGAGGCCATAAAGAAGGGATACATACAGAAGGAGATCGCGGACACATCTTACAAGAGGCAGAAGCGCCTTGAGAGCGGCGAGGAGATAATGGTCGGAGTTAACAAGTACATCGAAGAGGGTGAAGAACCCATCAATTACCTCAAGATAGACAAGAAGGCAGAGGAGGCACAGATAGCAAGGCTGAAAGAGGTGAAGAGTACAAGGGACGAGGAAAAGGTCAGGAAGGCCCTTGAAGACCTCAGAAAAGCCATGCTGGATGAGAATGAGAACCTGATGCCTTACTACATCAGGGCTGTGGAAGCTTATGCAACAGTTCAGGAGATATCAGACGTAGGGAGGGAGATATTTGGAAGCTGGAAAGAACCTGTCATCGTCTAG
- a CDS encoding cobalamin B12-binding domain-containing protein, with product MEAGKNLSSSRPIKVLLAKPAIDGHDRGIFVLARALRDAGMDVIYAGLLPTPEQVVDIAISEDVDVIGLSLLNGAHMTAFKKVVDLLKERGVDDIAVVGGGIIPDDDKPKLEAIGVTGNYGPGTPLSTIIDHIRKRGEEARKKKEM from the coding sequence TTGGAAGCTGGAAAGAACCTGTCATCGTCTAGGCCGATAAAGGTACTGCTTGCCAAGCCGGCGATCGATGGCCATGATCGCGGCATATTCGTACTGGCCCGGGCCCTGAGGGATGCAGGCATGGACGTCATCTACGCCGGCCTGCTACCAACCCCGGAGCAGGTGGTGGACATAGCCATAAGCGAGGATGTGGACGTCATCGGGCTGAGCCTTCTGAACGGCGCGCACATGACTGCTTTCAAGAAGGTCGTGGATCTTCTAAAGGAGCGTGGCGTGGACGATATAGCGGTCGTTGGCGGCGGCATAATACCGGATGATGACAAGCCAAAACTGGAGGCTATCGGTGTAACCGGGAATTACGGTCCTGGGACGCCGTTATCCACAATCATCGATCACATACGAAAGCGCGGGGAAGAGGCCAGAAAGAAGAAGGAGATGTAA
- the meaB gene encoding methylmalonyl Co-A mutase-associated GTPase MeaB, whose protein sequence is MDTDSIVRGISAGDQRIIARAISIIEEDNDRSYDIIRSIYGMTGRAHIIGITGPPGVGKSTMIGVLSRKLTEMGKKVSILAVDASSPFSGGTILGNRIRMQDTLSRYGIYMRSVSNRGMTGGLSRSTWNIVKVLDAAGSDFIIIETVGAGQSDIDIVYLADTVIVTLAPGLGDSIQAIKSGMMEIGDIFVINKMDREDSFFALKDIMDNVYERNGWMPRVVGTNSLKAEGYDDLIKAIGDHQKFSEMNGDKRRIRYREEVRLALSRIVDRQVWKEFGKILQSGEIDAYYDDHIDPNTVATEIFMHNGEMPQGHSVEKRIGF, encoded by the coding sequence ATGGACACGGATTCCATCGTCAGAGGCATATCGGCCGGAGATCAGAGGATCATAGCGAGGGCGATATCGATAATCGAGGAGGATAATGACAGGTCTTACGATATAATCCGTTCGATATATGGCATGACTGGCCGAGCGCACATAATAGGCATCACCGGACCGCCTGGTGTTGGAAAGAGTACAATGATCGGCGTTCTGTCCAGGAAGCTCACCGAGATGGGGAAAAAGGTATCGATACTTGCCGTTGATGCCAGCAGCCCGTTCAGCGGTGGCACGATTCTGGGAAACAGGATAAGGATGCAGGATACGCTGTCCCGTTACGGGATATACATGCGCAGTGTTTCGAACCGCGGCATGACAGGGGGCCTGTCCAGATCCACCTGGAACATAGTCAAGGTGCTAGATGCTGCCGGAAGCGATTTCATAATCATAGAAACGGTCGGTGCGGGGCAATCGGATATAGATATAGTCTATCTCGCCGACACGGTGATTGTAACTCTGGCACCCGGGCTAGGAGACAGCATACAGGCCATAAAATCTGGAATGATGGAGATAGGCGATATCTTCGTCATAAACAAGATGGATCGCGAGGACTCTTTCTTTGCCCTGAAGGACATAATGGACAACGTATACGAGAGGAACGGCTGGATGCCGCGTGTGGTTGGAACAAATTCGCTCAAGGCTGAAGGCTACGATGATCTGATAAAGGCCATAGGGGATCATCAGAAGTTCTCGGAGATGAACGGAGACAAGAGGCGCATAAGGTACAGGGAGGAGGTCCGCCTGGCCCTTTCCAGGATCGTGGACAGGCAGGTCTGGAAAGAGTTCGGAAAGATACTGCAGAGCGGTGAGATAGACGCATACTACGACGATCACATCGATCCGAACACGGTGGCGACGGAGATATTCATGCATAACGGTGAGATGCCTCAGGGCCATTCCGTGGAGAAGAGGATCGGATTCTGA
- a CDS encoding DJ-1/PfpI family protein — MVRVLILTGDAGESLEVMYPLQRMKEEGFEVDVAAPEKKKIQLVVHDFEEGFDTYTEKPGYKLQADLAFKDVDPSKYDALIIPGGRAPEYIRNDKDFIRIVKYFFEKHSPVAELCHAPLALAAAGVLKGRTTAAYPALAPDVAIAGGQFVDGAAVIDGNLVSARAWPDHPEWMRAFIKLLKEKVKK, encoded by the coding sequence ATGGTAAGAGTACTCATTCTGACAGGAGATGCCGGAGAATCGCTCGAGGTGATGTATCCTCTCCAGAGGATGAAGGAGGAGGGCTTTGAGGTCGATGTGGCTGCGCCTGAAAAGAAGAAGATTCAGCTCGTTGTCCATGATTTCGAGGAAGGCTTCGACACGTATACGGAGAAACCCGGATACAAGCTTCAGGCAGATCTTGCATTCAAGGACGTAGATCCGTCAAAATACGATGCCCTGATAATACCTGGAGGCCGCGCTCCGGAATACATAAGGAACGACAAGGACTTCATACGAATAGTGAAATACTTTTTTGAGAAGCACAGCCCTGTGGCAGAACTATGCCATGCACCGCTGGCGCTGGCCGCAGCCGGTGTGCTCAAAGGAAGGACAACAGCGGCATATCCTGCTCTGGCACCAGATGTTGCAATTGCCGGTGGCCAGTTCGTAGATGGAGCCGCAGTCATAGACGGCAATCTGGTTTCAGCCAGAGCATGGCCAGATCATCCTGAGTGGATGAGGGCCTTCATAAAGCTGCTGAAGGAAAAAGTTAAAAAATAA
- a CDS encoding AbrB/MazE/SpoVT family DNA-binding domain-containing protein translates to MSTNLRRIQKIKGGSYIVSLPSDWVRDNGLDVTREVEVFESSGIIKIRPKKDFNSERVIEYTDEETAEYLISVYYMQGMTKISLQSKDVISRDVKDRIKMLQLQLPGLNLKEETFNSLVFEVDEEILKVQDSFFDFSNKALSILKDVTKVIETPREDMKQDLTSRCLALNSDYYKLIRSIALTVQRDDKYKLDVPIKDIILYAVASRDLGRFITHTRLLIGNIKQEDMKPRDEVLLLINTMENIISMFKTEDINMAPRIRRNAHEILQNLKSSSESNKELERMTGYALALMDDAVHKAVHI, encoded by the coding sequence ATGTCAACTAATCTCAGAAGAATTCAGAAGATAAAGGGAGGAAGCTACATAGTGTCTCTGCCGTCGGACTGGGTTAGGGACAACGGCCTCGATGTGACCAGAGAAGTCGAGGTCTTTGAATCCTCAGGGATAATAAAGATAAGGCCGAAGAAGGATTTCAACTCAGAGAGGGTTATAGAATATACAGACGAGGAGACGGCCGAATATCTGATCTCCGTCTACTATATGCAGGGAATGACAAAGATATCCCTGCAGTCCAAGGACGTCATCTCAAGGGACGTGAAGGACAGGATAAAGATGCTTCAGCTACAGCTTCCAGGATTGAACCTGAAGGAGGAAACATTCAATTCTCTTGTATTTGAGGTCGATGAAGAGATACTCAAGGTGCAGGATTCTTTCTTCGACTTTTCAAACAAGGCCCTGTCCATACTCAAGGATGTGACCAAGGTCATTGAGACGCCGAGGGAGGACATGAAGCAGGATCTGACGTCCAGATGCCTTGCACTGAACTCCGACTACTACAAGCTGATCAGGAGCATAGCCCTGACGGTGCAGCGCGATGACAAGTACAAGCTTGACGTCCCGATAAAGGACATAATACTGTATGCCGTGGCATCCAGGGATCTCGGCAGGTTCATAACGCACACCAGGTTGCTGATAGGCAACATAAAACAGGAGGACATGAAGCCCAGGGATGAGGTACTTCTTCTCATAAATACGATGGAGAACATAATAAGCATGTTCAAGACTGAGGACATAAACATGGCACCGAGAATAAGGAGAAACGCCCATGAGATACTTCAGAACCTGAAGAGTTCATCCGAATCAAACAAGGAACTTGAGAGAATGACTGGATACGCCCTGGCACTCATGGACGACGCAGTGCACAAGGCCGTGCACATATAA
- a CDS encoding YeeE/YedE family protein, with product MKFNTMYLYAVILALASFALAVLSYIISGQALWWGVTGAESQMGGIFWSLFGLHVSSLAYYHVYPIPVLDKAFTWFLVFGIILGSLIASLSRGEFSIRQVPNRNLAIQALLGGVLIGYGTRMAGGCNIGDFYSGFATGSFWAFPFFLAMISGIYTIVVLSRHRRTAGFFSSAKPRPSFIWPSRGIQYSILAAVIALLVLLIYLFPDPMVRIWLIFGLVIGSVGYLGSLCFQTSFRETIGESKDRQMIRLVAVSLLTVSILAQVTIFGLHMRTNFFFDQNQSVLYQVLGGFIFGLGMGLAFNCTYSMEWRMGSGNIQALITFMGLTFIGAPLYAISYSFWHSIIPVVVEPAPYWQFSIYRYGIIGAVIIDLFPVVWLLVFGYRKPSARSNERTDRKSVRARQDAD from the coding sequence ATGAAATTCAACACAATGTATCTGTATGCGGTCATACTGGCCCTGGCCAGTTTTGCACTCGCAGTTCTATCGTACATAATAAGCGGGCAGGCTCTCTGGTGGGGCGTAACTGGAGCTGAAAGCCAGATGGGTGGCATCTTCTGGAGTCTGTTCGGCCTGCACGTGTCCAGCCTTGCCTACTACCACGTTTATCCCATACCGGTCCTGGATAAGGCATTCACATGGTTCCTGGTCTTCGGGATAATACTGGGATCGCTGATCGCCTCCCTTTCAAGGGGCGAATTCTCAATAAGGCAGGTTCCCAACCGCAATCTGGCCATACAGGCGCTTCTGGGGGGTGTTCTCATCGGATACGGAACGAGGATGGCTGGGGGCTGCAATATAGGTGATTTCTATTCAGGCTTCGCCACTGGGAGTTTCTGGGCCTTTCCATTCTTTCTGGCCATGATATCGGGAATATACACCATTGTGGTGCTGTCAAGGCACAGGCGCACCGCCGGGTTCTTTTCATCCGCTAAACCAAGGCCATCTTTCATATGGCCTTCAAGGGGGATACAGTATTCCATTCTCGCTGCAGTGATCGCACTACTGGTCCTGCTGATCTACCTCTTTCCAGATCCGATGGTCAGGATCTGGCTTATCTTCGGTCTTGTGATCGGATCCGTGGGATATCTCGGATCACTGTGTTTCCAGACATCATTCAGGGAAACGATCGGAGAGTCAAAAGACAGGCAGATGATCAGGCTCGTTGCTGTATCGCTTTTAACCGTATCCATCCTTGCACAGGTGACCATATTCGGCCTCCACATGCGCACAAACTTCTTCTTTGATCAGAACCAGAGCGTCCTCTATCAGGTTCTGGGGGGCTTCATATTCGGTCTTGGCATGGGCCTTGCTTTCAACTGCACCTACAGCATGGAGTGGAGGATGGGATCCGGAAACATCCAGGCCCTGATAACATTCATGGGGCTAACGTTCATAGGGGCGCCACTCTACGCAATTTCATATTCATTCTGGCACTCGATCATCCCTGTCGTCGTTGAACCGGCGCCATACTGGCAGTTTTCAATCTACAGGTACGGTATCATCGGTGCCGTGATAATAGATCTGTTTCCGGTGGTCTGGCTCCTTGTCTTCGGCTACAGAAAGCCCAGTGCAAGATCCAACGAGAGAACGGACAGAAAATCAGTCAGAGCGCGTCAAGACGCTGATTGA
- the serS gene encoding serine--tRNA ligase, whose translation MIDVKLLRSNRELFEKNCEYRGVDKAPVEDFFRLDEEWRSINRELNGLRSQKNRETRKIAELIKNNGDASAEKKAVEDINARISDLENKLKKIEEERDRILWTIPNLVHESVPVCFGDENNQLVRYVGHAKVFRDDIEEFKKNSGNSQDYEVLDERPKSHVDLGLDLNVIDLESAARISGSRFYFIKNRLLKLEMALENYAVDFLSQRGFSIVEPPYMLNLESMRGATDLETFKDTLYKIEGEDLYLIATSEHSIAAMLSNQFLEEKDLPLRVAGISACFRREAGAHGKDTKGIFRVHQFNKIEQFVFCKPEDSWDFLEEILGNAEAIYRSLGIPYRVVNVCSGELGRLAAKKYDIEAWFPAQGKFREIVSASNDTDYQARSLNIKYRTSEGNRFVHTLNSTAIATTRILVAIMENFQEGDRIRIPDVLVPYTGFQYIEKG comes from the coding sequence ATGATAGACGTAAAGCTCCTGAGATCCAATAGAGAACTGTTTGAGAAAAACTGCGAATACAGGGGGGTGGATAAGGCACCGGTTGAGGATTTCTTCAGGCTTGATGAGGAGTGGAGATCCATAAACAGGGAATTGAACGGATTGAGATCGCAGAAGAATAGGGAGACGAGGAAGATTGCAGAACTCATAAAGAATAACGGAGACGCTTCAGCAGAGAAGAAAGCGGTTGAGGATATAAACGCCAGAATTTCAGATCTTGAAAATAAACTGAAGAAGATCGAGGAGGAGAGGGACAGGATACTGTGGACCATCCCCAATCTTGTCCATGAAAGCGTACCTGTTTGCTTTGGTGATGAGAATAATCAGCTGGTCAGATATGTCGGGCACGCGAAGGTATTCCGGGATGATATCGAGGAGTTCAAAAAGAATTCAGGAAACAGCCAAGATTACGAAGTTCTGGATGAGAGGCCAAAGAGCCATGTGGATCTTGGCCTGGACCTGAACGTCATCGATCTCGAGAGCGCGGCTAGAATATCGGGTTCGCGTTTCTACTTCATCAAGAACAGGCTGCTCAAGCTGGAAATGGCGCTTGAGAACTATGCGGTGGATTTCCTTTCGCAGAGAGGGTTTTCGATAGTGGAACCCCCCTATATGCTGAATCTGGAGAGCATGCGCGGCGCTACGGATCTGGAGACGTTCAAGGATACCCTTTACAAGATCGAGGGTGAAGATCTTTACCTTATAGCAACTTCGGAGCATTCCATAGCAGCGATGCTCTCAAACCAGTTCCTTGAGGAGAAGGATCTGCCTCTCAGGGTGGCCGGTATATCGGCATGCTTCAGGCGTGAGGCCGGTGCGCATGGAAAGGATACAAAGGGTATATTCCGTGTACATCAGTTCAACAAGATAGAGCAGTTCGTTTTCTGCAAGCCGGAGGACTCGTGGGATTTCCTTGAGGAGATTCTCGGCAATGCTGAAGCCATATACAGGAGCCTGGGAATACCATACAGGGTCGTCAACGTGTGCTCGGGAGAACTCGGCCGGCTAGCGGCAAAGAAGTACGATATAGAGGCCTGGTTCCCGGCTCAAGGCAAGTTCAGGGAGATAGTGTCGGCTTCAAACGACACGGACTATCAGGCAAGATCGCTGAATATAAAGTACAGGACCAGCGAAGGGAATAGATTCGTCCACACGCTCAACAGCACGGCGATAGCGACGACTAGGATACTGGTAGCCATAATGGAGAACTTCCAGGAAGGCGACAGAATAAGGATACCTGATGTACTTGTTCCCTACACTGGATTTCAATACATAGAGAAGGGATGA
- a CDS encoding adenosylhomocysteinase, with protein MTESKGFLRLAWARDHMPVIAEIRKRFQAEKPFKGIKVAMALHVEAKTGIFALLLKEGGAEVKMASCNPLSSDDSVVQSLKEDYGMPVFARKGETSEEYYEYLHRTLDVQPDIIIDDGGDLTKIVHTERKDLAKNILGGNEETTTGVQRLRAMERSGVLLFPMFDVNDANMKHLFDNRYGTGQSTLDGIMNATNLLIAGRTVVVAGYGYCGRGIAMRLKGMGANVIVTEIDPIKANEAIMDGFQVRRMNNAIRDADMVITATGMKDVVKYEDALVAKKNIVLANAGHFNNEVAVSEIEKRSLEVNEVREFVKRYRLENGNTVDIIADGRLVNLAAGQGHPVEIMDLSFALQALTAEYLVKNHDKLERKVYPVPADIDRYVAEIRLKQFGGELDQLNEEQIKYLNSWDEGT; from the coding sequence ATGACAGAAAGCAAGGGTTTTCTCAGACTGGCATGGGCAAGAGACCACATGCCCGTCATAGCGGAAATAAGGAAGAGGTTTCAGGCTGAAAAACCATTCAAGGGCATAAAAGTGGCCATGGCCCTGCATGTTGAGGCAAAAACGGGCATATTCGCTCTATTGCTGAAAGAGGGCGGTGCAGAAGTAAAGATGGCCTCCTGCAACCCGCTCAGCTCCGACGATTCCGTTGTACAGAGCCTCAAGGAGGATTATGGGATGCCGGTCTTCGCCAGAAAGGGCGAGACCAGCGAGGAGTATTATGAATACCTCCATAGAACGCTGGATGTCCAGCCGGACATAATAATAGACGACGGAGGCGATCTCACGAAGATTGTGCATACTGAGAGGAAGGATCTGGCGAAGAACATATTGGGTGGAAACGAGGAAACGACCACAGGAGTGCAGAGGCTCAGGGCCATGGAGAGATCCGGCGTCCTGCTCTTCCCTATGTTCGATGTTAACGATGCAAACATGAAGCACCTGTTTGACAACAGGTATGGTACAGGACAGAGCACGCTGGACGGAATTATGAATGCAACTAACCTGCTTATAGCCGGAAGGACTGTGGTTGTGGCAGGGTACGGATACTGCGGCCGCGGAATAGCGATGAGGCTCAAGGGCATGGGGGCTAACGTCATAGTTACCGAAATAGATCCCATCAAGGCAAACGAAGCCATAATGGATGGTTTTCAGGTCAGGAGGATGAACAATGCGATCCGGGACGCGGACATGGTAATAACCGCGACGGGCATGAAGGATGTTGTCAAGTATGAGGACGCGCTGGTTGCAAAGAAGAACATCGTTCTGGCCAATGCCGGCCATTTCAATAACGAGGTGGCCGTGTCCGAAATAGAAAAAAGATCGCTTGAAGTGAATGAAGTCCGTGAATTCGTGAAGAGATACAGGCTCGAAAATGGGAACACGGTGGACATAATAGCAGATGGAAGGCTGGTCAATCTGGCCGCTGGACAGGGGCATCCAGTTGAGATCATGGATCTGAGCTTCGCGCTGCAGGCCCTTACCGCTGAATACCTGGTCAAAAACCATGATAAGCTTGAGAGAAAGGTTTACCCTGTTCCGGCAGATATAGACAGGTACGTCGCAGAGATAAGGCTGAAGCAGTTCGGAGGCGAACTGGATCAGCTGAATGAAGAACAGATAAAATACCTGAACTCATGGGACGAGGGGACTTAA